The Litchfieldia alkalitelluris genome has a window encoding:
- a CDS encoding aspartyl-phosphate phosphatase Spo0E family protein, translating to MAMHVKNHLLGLRDDISTKRQEMIATAKVEGFTSVKTIRISQELDELINQYHRISNNKKTQTRSFQKYIKQTILFFYGSRYKLHNS from the coding sequence ATGGCAATGCATGTGAAAAATCATCTGTTAGGTTTAAGGGATGATATAAGTACTAAACGACAAGAAATGATTGCAACGGCAAAAGTAGAAGGCTTTACGAGTGTAAAGACTATAAGAATTAGTCAAGAGTTGGACGAACTGATTAATCAGTATCACCGGATATCAAACAACAAGAAAACACAAACAAGGTCCTTCCAGAAGTATATAAAACAAACGATCTTGTTTTTCTATGGTTCTAGATATAAACTTCATAATTCATAA
- a CDS encoding DMT family transporter: MFYSEEFPLQSKYYVLLLLTSFLWGGNFVAGKFLVNHASPLFLTELRWIIALICLIPIVLYFDRSLRFPRAALVPLVLMGLTGVLLFNVLMFIALKYTTADNVGLLSTLNPISIAIASFCFYREKLSKSQLAGMMISFAGIFVVISHGDIYRLVNFHFNIGDLFMLGAVAIWGLYSVVAKKAMRYVSPYKATLWSAIFGVIMISPFIINDHTISSPTPSFWIAALYSSIGATVLAMIFWNIGVQKVGGTKSGMFLNFNPIFTAILAFIFLGEKLTLTQFIGSIVVILGVYIFTAPKKSFLKIPTTKARTH, encoded by the coding sequence ATGTTTTATTCGGAGGAATTTCCATTGCAATCAAAATATTATGTACTGTTACTTTTAACTAGCTTCCTATGGGGAGGAAATTTCGTTGCTGGAAAATTCCTAGTTAATCATGCATCACCCTTATTTCTTACTGAACTTCGTTGGATTATAGCATTGATTTGTTTAATTCCTATTGTTTTATATTTTGACCGCTCACTACGTTTTCCAAGAGCTGCTCTTGTCCCTTTAGTACTTATGGGATTAACCGGAGTTCTATTATTTAATGTCTTAATGTTCATTGCATTAAAATACACAACTGCGGACAATGTTGGGCTATTATCAACGCTTAATCCAATATCAATTGCAATTGCTTCTTTTTGTTTTTATCGGGAAAAATTATCTAAATCACAATTAGCTGGAATGATGATTTCTTTTGCTGGTATATTTGTTGTGATTTCTCATGGAGATATTTATAGATTAGTTAATTTCCATTTTAATATTGGTGATTTATTTATGTTAGGGGCAGTTGCCATTTGGGGTCTTTATTCAGTGGTAGCAAAAAAAGCGATGCGTTATGTTTCACCATACAAAGCAACACTATGGTCAGCTATTTTTGGAGTAATTATGATTTCGCCATTTATTATAAATGACCATACCATCTCTTCACCCACACCATCTTTTTGGATTGCTGCTCTTTACTCATCCATAGGTGCAACAGTTCTTGCGATGATTTTTTGGAATATCGGAGTACAAAAAGTAGGGGGAACAAAATCCGGAATGTTTCTTAACTTTAATCCCATCTTCACTGCGATTTTAGCATTTATCTTCCTAGGTGAAAAACTTACACTTACTCAATTCATCGGTAGTATTGTTGTGATACTTGGTGTGTATATTTTTACAGCCCCCAAAAAGTCATTTCTGAAGAT